In a genomic window of Xylophilus rhododendri:
- a CDS encoding DUF4810 domain-containing protein, with translation MHRSSRTGLVLLLAGAAVLGGCAHRTEPIYQWESYQTQVYQYLQGQSSDPQKQIASLEADFQKIRAQNHKPPPGFHAHLGMLYASVGKDDQALQEFQTEKSLFPESTAFIDMLLAKANSRKNSQQDKEKTL, from the coding sequence ATGCATCGTTCATCCAGAACCGGGCTCGTCCTGCTGCTGGCCGGTGCGGCCGTGCTGGGCGGCTGCGCCCACCGCACCGAGCCGATCTACCAGTGGGAGAGCTACCAGACACAGGTCTACCAGTACCTGCAGGGCCAGTCCTCCGATCCGCAAAAGCAGATCGCCAGCCTGGAGGCCGACTTCCAGAAGATCCGCGCGCAGAACCACAAGCCGCCGCCGGGCTTCCATGCGCACCTGGGCATGCTCTACGCCTCCGTCGGCAAGGACGACCAGGCCCTGCAGGAATTCCAGACCGAGAAGAGCCTTTTCCCCGAATCGACCGCCTTCATCGACATGCTGCTGGCCAAGGCCAACAGCCGCAAGAACAGCCAGCAAGACAAGGAGAAGACCCTGTGA
- a CDS encoding CsgG/HfaB family protein: MQRQNKMQSLTSIIFFTSLLAGCATENSRSLPVAQVATANQAYAAERAPIAVGKFDNRSSYLRGIFFDGVDRLGGQAKTILVTHLQQSNRFDVLDRDNLQELKQEAALKGTANRFSGADYVVTGDVTEFGRKEVGDHQLFGILGRGKEQSAYAKVNLNIVDIQTSRVVYSTQGAGEYSLSNREIVGFGGTASYDSTLNGKVLDLAIREAVNKLVAAVDSGAWKPVR; the protein is encoded by the coding sequence ATGCAACGTCAAAACAAGATGCAATCGCTCACTTCAATCATTTTTTTCACCAGCCTGCTGGCTGGATGTGCCACCGAGAACTCACGCTCATTGCCCGTCGCGCAAGTCGCCACGGCCAACCAGGCCTACGCCGCGGAGCGTGCCCCGATTGCGGTCGGCAAGTTCGACAACCGTTCCAGCTACCTGCGCGGAATCTTCTTCGACGGCGTGGACCGGCTCGGCGGCCAGGCCAAGACCATCCTCGTGACCCACCTCCAGCAGAGCAACCGTTTCGATGTGCTCGACCGCGACAACCTGCAGGAACTCAAGCAGGAAGCCGCCCTGAAGGGCACGGCCAACCGCTTCTCCGGCGCCGACTATGTGGTGACCGGCGACGTCACCGAATTCGGACGCAAGGAGGTCGGCGACCACCAGCTCTTCGGCATCCTCGGCCGCGGCAAGGAGCAGAGCGCCTACGCCAAGGTGAATCTCAACATCGTGGACATCCAGACCTCGCGGGTCGTCTACTCCACGCAGGGCGCTGGCGAGTACAGCCTGTCCAACCGCGAGATCGTCGGCTTCGGCGGCACCGCGAGCTACGACTCGACGCTCAACGGCAAGGTGCTGGACCTGGCGATCCGCGAGGCCGTCAACAAGCTGGTCGCAGCCGTCGACAGCGGCGCCTGGAAGCCGGTGCGGTGA
- a CDS encoding 3-deoxy-7-phosphoheptulonate synthase, which translates to MNAPTATEPWYPHVEKTSRTDDERIKDITVLPPPEHLIRFFPIRGTAVENLITGTRGRIRDIMGGTDDRLLVIIGPCSIHDPAAAVEYARRLVVQREKYADTLEIVMRVYFEKPRTTVGWKGLINDPYLDESFRIDEGLRIARQLLIDINRLGLPAGSEFLDVISPQYIGDLISWGAIGARTTESQVHRELASGISAPIGFKNGTDGNIRIATDAIQAAARGHHFLSVHKNGQVAIVQTNGNQDCHVILRGGKAPNYDADSVAAACADLEKAGLNPKLMVDCSHANSSKQHERQLNVAQELAAQISGGSRSVFGVMVESHLQAGAQKFTPGKDNAHALQYGQSITDACLGWDDSLQVLDVLSAAVKARRQG; encoded by the coding sequence ATGAACGCCCCCACCGCCACCGAGCCCTGGTACCCGCACGTCGAGAAGACCAGCAGAACCGACGACGAACGTATCAAGGACATCACCGTGTTGCCGCCTCCCGAACATCTGATCCGCTTCTTCCCGATCCGCGGCACCGCGGTCGAGAACCTCATCACCGGCACCCGCGGCCGCATCCGCGACATCATGGGCGGCACCGACGATCGGCTGCTGGTCATCATCGGCCCCTGCTCGATCCACGATCCGGCCGCCGCGGTGGAATACGCCCGCCGCCTGGTGGTGCAGCGCGAGAAGTACGCCGACACGCTGGAGATCGTGATGCGTGTCTACTTCGAGAAGCCGCGCACCACGGTCGGCTGGAAGGGCCTGATCAACGACCCCTACCTCGACGAGAGCTTCCGCATCGACGAAGGCCTGCGCATCGCCCGCCAGCTGCTGATCGACATCAACCGCCTGGGCCTGCCGGCCGGCAGCGAGTTCCTCGACGTGATCTCGCCGCAATACATCGGCGACCTGATCTCCTGGGGCGCCATCGGTGCCCGCACCACCGAAAGCCAGGTGCACCGCGAGCTGGCCTCGGGCATCTCGGCGCCGATCGGCTTCAAGAACGGCACCGACGGCAACATCCGCATCGCCACCGACGCCATCCAGGCGGCGGCGCGCGGCCACCACTTCCTGTCGGTGCACAAGAACGGCCAGGTCGCCATCGTGCAGACCAATGGCAACCAGGACTGCCACGTCATCCTGCGCGGCGGCAAGGCGCCCAACTACGATGCGGACAGCGTCGCCGCGGCCTGCGCCGATCTGGAAAAGGCCGGGCTCAATCCCAAGCTGATGGTCGACTGCAGCCATGCCAACAGCAGCAAGCAGCACGAGCGCCAGCTGAATGTGGCCCAGGAACTCGCCGCGCAGATCTCCGGCGGCTCGCGCAGCGTGTTCGGCGTGATGGTGGAAAGCCATCTGCAGGCCGGCGCGCAGAAGTTCACGCCGGGCAAGGACAACGCCCACGCGCTGCAGTACGGCCAGAGCATCACCGATGCCTGCCTGGGCTGGGACGACTCGCTGCAGGTGCTTGACGTGCTCTCCGCCGCCGTCAAGGCGCGCCGCCAGGGCTGA
- the mpl gene encoding UDP-N-acetylmuramate:L-alanyl-gamma-D-glutamyl-meso-diaminopimelate ligase translates to MHIHILGICGTFMGGVAALAREAGHRVTGCDAGVYPPMSDQLRALGIDLIEGFGADQLALKPDVFVVGNVVSRARLPDGQPKFPLMEAILDSGARYTSGPQWLAEHVLHGRHVLAVAGTHGKTTTTAMLAWILDQAGLKPGFLVGGVPLNFGVSARLGGGSAFVIEADEYDTAFFDKRSKFVHYRPRTAVLNNLEFDHADIFASLADIERQFHHLLRTVPAQGRVVSNGGDEALERVLAQGCWSELRRFGPVLADFIAEGEPGDFSVLAYGQAVGQVRWGLTGVHNQNNALAAIAAAEHLGVAPADAALALGGFLSPRRRMEVRGQVGGVTVYDDFAHHPTAIRTTLDGLRRQLDRQPGESRILAVFEPRSNTMKLGTMAAQLPAALKDADLAFCHVGGLGWDAAAALAPMGERGRTAEAIKPLVAQVLAAAKPGDHIVCMSNGSFGGVHELLLAGLAAKG, encoded by the coding sequence ATGCATATCCATATCCTCGGCATCTGCGGCACTTTCATGGGCGGCGTGGCCGCGCTGGCACGCGAGGCCGGCCACCGCGTCACCGGCTGCGATGCCGGGGTCTATCCGCCGATGAGCGACCAGCTGCGCGCGCTGGGCATCGATCTGATCGAAGGTTTCGGCGCCGATCAGCTGGCGCTGAAGCCCGATGTGTTCGTGGTCGGCAACGTGGTCAGCCGCGCCCGCCTGCCGGACGGCCAGCCCAAGTTCCCCTTGATGGAGGCCATCCTCGATTCGGGCGCGCGCTACACCAGCGGTCCGCAATGGCTGGCCGAGCATGTGCTGCACGGCCGCCATGTGCTGGCCGTGGCCGGCACCCATGGCAAGACCACCACCACCGCCATGCTGGCCTGGATCCTCGACCAGGCCGGCCTGAAGCCGGGTTTCCTGGTCGGCGGCGTGCCGCTGAATTTCGGGGTGTCGGCGCGGCTCGGCGGCGGCAGCGCCTTCGTGATCGAGGCGGACGAATACGACACGGCCTTCTTCGACAAACGCAGCAAGTTCGTGCACTACCGGCCGCGCACCGCCGTGCTCAACAACCTGGAGTTCGACCACGCCGACATCTTCGCCAGCCTGGCCGACATCGAGCGGCAGTTCCACCACCTGCTGCGCACCGTGCCGGCCCAGGGCCGTGTCGTCTCCAACGGCGGCGACGAAGCACTGGAGCGGGTGCTGGCGCAAGGCTGCTGGAGCGAGCTGCGCCGCTTCGGCCCGGTGCTGGCCGATTTCATCGCGGAAGGCGAGCCGGGCGATTTCTCCGTGCTCGCCTATGGCCAGGCCGTCGGCCAGGTGCGCTGGGGCCTGACCGGCGTGCACAACCAGAACAACGCCCTGGCGGCGATCGCCGCGGCCGAGCACCTGGGCGTGGCGCCGGCCGACGCGGCGCTGGCGCTGGGCGGATTCCTCAGCCCGCGCCGACGCATGGAAGTGCGCGGCCAGGTCGGGGGCGTCACCGTCTATGACGACTTCGCCCACCACCCGACGGCCATCCGCACCACGCTGGACGGCCTGCGCCGCCAGCTCGACCGGCAGCCCGGCGAAAGCCGCATCCTGGCGGTGTTCGAACCGCGCAGCAACACCATGAAGCTGGGCACCATGGCGGCGCAGCTGCCGGCAGCGCTCAAGGATGCCGACCTGGCCTTCTGCCACGTCGGCGGACTGGGCTGGGACGCGGCCGCAGCCCTGGCGCCCATGGGTGAGCGCGGCCGCACCGCCGAGGCGATCAAGCCCCTGGTGGCGCAGGTGCTCGCCGCCGCCAAGCCGGGCGATCACATCGTCTGCATGAGCAACGGCAGCTTCGGCGGCGTGCACGAGCTGTTGCTGGCCGGGCTCGCCGCCAAGGGCTGA
- a CDS encoding TlpA family protein disulfide reductase yields the protein MTEPDPAAAPGASPTRRQATVWATAGLAVLAGAGWAWQSRRSDAGDSSAALWQQSFDKPDGTPLDLAGLRGGQGRLVVNFWATWCPPCVAELPMLDRFHQEHAARGWQVLGLAVDTPSSVRKFLAGRPVGFPVGMAGLQGTDLSRALGNAQGGLPFTVVLDPNGRVLHRKIGQLSESDLSHWL from the coding sequence ATGACCGAACCCGATCCCGCCGCCGCTCCAGGCGCATCGCCGACACGCCGCCAGGCCACCGTATGGGCAACCGCGGGCCTGGCCGTGCTGGCCGGCGCGGGCTGGGCCTGGCAGTCGCGCCGCTCGGATGCGGGCGACAGCAGCGCCGCCCTGTGGCAGCAAAGCTTCGACAAACCCGACGGCACGCCGCTGGATCTGGCCGGCCTGCGCGGCGGGCAAGGCCGTCTGGTGGTGAATTTCTGGGCCACCTGGTGCCCGCCCTGCGTGGCCGAGCTGCCGATGCTCGACCGCTTCCACCAGGAACACGCGGCCCGCGGCTGGCAGGTGCTGGGGCTGGCGGTGGATACGCCGAGCTCGGTGCGCAAGTTCCTGGCCGGCCGGCCGGTGGGCTTCCCGGTCGGCATGGCCGGCCTGCAGGGCACCGATCTTTCGCGTGCCCTGGGCAATGCACAGGGCGGTTTGCCCTTCACCGTGGTGCTTGATCCGAACGGCCGCGTTCTTCATCGTAAAATCGGTCAACTCTCCGAGAGCGACCTGTCCCACTGGCTGTAA
- the accB gene encoding acetyl-CoA carboxylase biotin carboxyl carrier protein → MDLRKLKTLIDLVSESNVSELEITEAEGKVRIVKGGGAVVQQYVQAPVAAVAAPAPVAAAAPAAAAVAAAPEAPAGHIVKSPMVGTLYHASSPGAAAFVQVGSQVKEGDTICIIEAMKILNEIEADKTGTVMQILAENGQAVEYGQPLFVIG, encoded by the coding sequence ATGGATCTGCGAAAACTCAAGACCCTGATCGACCTCGTCTCCGAGTCGAACGTTTCCGAGCTGGAAATCACCGAAGCCGAAGGCAAGGTGCGCATCGTCAAGGGTGGTGGCGCCGTGGTGCAGCAATACGTGCAGGCGCCCGTGGCCGCCGTTGCGGCACCCGCGCCCGTCGCCGCCGCGGCACCCGCGGCTGCGGCCGTAGCCGCCGCGCCGGAAGCGCCGGCCGGCCATATCGTGAAGTCGCCGATGGTGGGCACGCTCTACCACGCGTCCAGCCCCGGCGCCGCCGCCTTCGTGCAGGTGGGCAGCCAAGTCAAGGAAGGCGACACGATCTGCATCATCGAGGCGATGAAGATCCTCAACGAGATCGAAGCCGACAAGACCGGCACCGTGATGCAGATCCTGGCGGAGAACGGCCAGGCGGTGGAATACGGCCAGCCCCTGTTCGTGATCGGCTGA
- the accC gene encoding acetyl-CoA carboxylase biotin carboxylase subunit — protein sequence MFKKILVANRGEIALRVQRACREMGVTAVMVYSEADRDAKYVKLAEEAVCIGPAPSALSYLNMPAIISAAEVTDAEAIHPGYGFLSENAAFAERVEKSGFQFIGPTPESIRIMGDKVSAKVAMIKAGVPCVPGSEGELGDDPAVIKRIAKAIGYPVIIKAAGGGGGRGMRVVHTEAALINAVQMTKAEAGAAFNNPAVYMEKFLQNPRHIEIQILADKHKNAVYLGERDCSMQRRHQKVIEEAPAPGIPRKLIERIGERCVAACKKIGYRGAGTFEFLYENGEFYFIEMNTRVQVEHPVTELITGVDIVKTQIMVAAGEKLPFTQRDIVLRGHAIECRVNAEDPYKFTPSPGRITTWHAPGGPGIRVDSHVYSNYFVPPNYDSMIGKIIAHGDTREQAIARMRTALLETVIEGIKTNVPLHREVMVDARFQEGGTNIHYLEEWLAAHNR from the coding sequence ATGTTCAAGAAGATCCTGGTTGCCAACCGCGGCGAGATCGCTCTGCGTGTGCAGCGCGCCTGCCGCGAGATGGGCGTGACGGCGGTGATGGTCTATTCCGAGGCCGACCGCGACGCCAAGTACGTCAAGCTGGCCGAGGAGGCCGTCTGCATCGGACCGGCGCCCTCGGCCCTGTCCTACCTGAACATGCCGGCCATCATCTCGGCCGCGGAAGTGACCGACGCCGAGGCGATCCATCCCGGCTACGGCTTCCTGAGCGAGAACGCGGCCTTCGCCGAACGCGTCGAGAAGAGCGGCTTCCAGTTCATCGGCCCCACGCCCGAGTCGATCCGCATCATGGGCGACAAGGTGTCGGCCAAGGTGGCGATGATCAAGGCCGGCGTGCCCTGCGTGCCCGGCTCCGAAGGCGAGCTCGGCGATGACCCGGCGGTCATCAAGCGCATCGCCAAGGCGATCGGCTATCCGGTCATCATCAAGGCCGCCGGCGGCGGCGGCGGCCGCGGCATGCGGGTGGTGCACACCGAGGCGGCGCTGATCAACGCGGTGCAGATGACCAAGGCGGAGGCGGGTGCCGCCTTCAACAATCCGGCCGTGTACATGGAGAAGTTCCTCCAGAACCCGCGCCACATCGAGATCCAGATCCTCGCCGACAAGCACAAGAACGCCGTCTACCTGGGCGAGCGCGACTGCTCCATGCAGCGCCGCCACCAGAAGGTGATCGAGGAAGCGCCGGCGCCGGGCATCCCGCGCAAGCTGATCGAACGCATCGGCGAGCGCTGCGTGGCCGCCTGCAAGAAGATCGGCTACCGCGGCGCGGGCACCTTCGAGTTCCTCTACGAGAACGGCGAGTTCTACTTCATCGAGATGAACACCCGCGTGCAGGTGGAGCATCCGGTGACCGAACTCATCACCGGCGTGGACATCGTCAAGACCCAGATCATGGTGGCGGCCGGCGAGAAGCTGCCCTTCACCCAGCGCGACATCGTGCTGCGCGGCCATGCGATCGAATGCCGGGTCAATGCCGAGGACCCGTACAAGTTCACGCCATCGCCGGGCCGGATCACCACCTGGCATGCGCCGGGCGGCCCCGGCATCCGGGTGGACTCGCATGTCTACAGCAACTACTTCGTGCCGCCGAACTACGACTCGATGATCGGCAAGATCATCGCCCATGGCGACACCCGCGAGCAGGCCATCGCCCGCATGCGCACCGCGCTGCTGGAGACGGTCATCGAAGGCATCAAGACCAATGTGCCGCTGCACCGCGAGGTGATGGTCGACGCGCGTTTCCAGGAGGGTGGCACCAACATCCACTACCTGGAAGAGTGGCTGGCCGCGCACAACCGCTGA
- the prmA gene encoding 50S ribosomal protein L11 methyltransferase, protein MYELHLLVPEDRIESVSDALEALEALSVGVEDADAQTPAEQALFGEPGMPPPREGWQRSRVTALFPDEAAAREASALLQAQDFFDGCSVQDIGPVPEQDWVRLTQSQFAPVEITPEFWIVPTWHEPPAAARRMIRLDPGLAFGTGTHPTTRMCLRWTAGRQPGELGRVLDYGCGSGILAIGAALYGATAVDAVDIDEAAVQSTRDNAMANGVLLNAGLPDLACGEYGTVLANILATPLKVLAPLLCKHVAAGGSLVMAGILSRQADELKEAYAPYLALSVADEEDGWILMTANRPA, encoded by the coding sequence CTGTACGAACTGCACCTGCTGGTGCCGGAAGACCGCATCGAATCGGTCAGCGATGCCCTGGAGGCGCTCGAAGCGCTGTCCGTTGGCGTCGAGGACGCCGATGCGCAGACCCCCGCCGAGCAGGCGCTGTTCGGCGAGCCCGGCATGCCGCCGCCGCGCGAGGGCTGGCAGCGTTCGCGGGTGACCGCGCTGTTCCCCGACGAGGCCGCCGCCCGCGAGGCATCGGCCCTGCTGCAGGCGCAGGACTTCTTCGACGGCTGCAGCGTGCAGGACATCGGCCCGGTGCCCGAGCAGGACTGGGTGCGCCTGACGCAGTCGCAGTTCGCGCCGGTCGAGATCACGCCCGAGTTCTGGATCGTGCCCACCTGGCACGAGCCGCCCGCCGCCGCGCGCCGCATGATCCGCCTGGATCCCGGCCTGGCCTTCGGCACCGGCACCCATCCGACCACCCGCATGTGCCTGCGCTGGACGGCCGGCCGCCAGCCCGGCGAACTGGGCCGCGTGCTGGACTACGGCTGCGGCTCCGGCATCCTGGCCATCGGCGCGGCGCTCTACGGCGCCACCGCCGTGGACGCGGTCGATATCGACGAAGCCGCAGTGCAATCGACCCGCGACAACGCGATGGCCAACGGCGTGCTGCTCAACGCCGGCCTGCCCGACCTGGCCTGCGGCGAATACGGCACCGTGCTGGCCAACATCCTGGCCACGCCGCTCAAGGTGCTGGCCCCGCTGCTCTGCAAGCATGTGGCCGCGGGCGGATCGCTGGTGATGGCGGGCATCCTGTCGCGCCAGGCCGATGAGCTGAAAGAGGCTTATGCGCCGTATCTGGCACTGTCCGTCGCCGACGAGGAAGACGGCTGGATCCTGATGACGGCGAACCGGCCGGCCTGA
- a CDS encoding DUF3426 domain-containing protein, with product MSLSTRCPSCGTTFKVVPDQLKVSDGWVRCGKCAEVFDATAHMRGPVEAAAAELAPVSPPPAEEPAEPVSRVEPGLEDPPPFEAPESPPPAEPPAEPEPEPAVWRRRSLAARVVLHGEVLERPEPVLHEEPEQPGEDESSYIDVPSALLLQTADNDEPQQSLYQPAFVPPTPDAGTPEARAQAEAGDAAATLRDLQFVRVAERRAFWQQPLVMLASAAVCLLLAAALLLQIARAERDRLAAHLPGLRPVLESLCVPLRCELAPLQRIEAMVIDSSTFNKVSGELFQFDVEVRNTAGIPLAMPALELTLTDSQDLPLLRRVLSQQELGASASLQAGGAWTGSLPVRLQPPLAADRVAGYRVLAFYP from the coding sequence ATGAGCCTGTCCACACGCTGTCCCTCCTGCGGGACGACCTTCAAGGTCGTGCCCGATCAACTGAAGGTCTCCGACGGCTGGGTGCGCTGCGGCAAATGCGCCGAGGTGTTCGATGCCACGGCGCACATGCGGGGGCCGGTGGAAGCGGCCGCGGCCGAACTGGCGCCCGTCTCCCCACCGCCGGCGGAGGAGCCGGCCGAACCGGTTTCCCGGGTCGAGCCTGGCCTGGAGGACCCCCCGCCGTTCGAAGCTCCTGAATCGCCTCCGCCGGCCGAACCCCCGGCTGAACCCGAACCCGAACCCGCCGTCTGGCGCCGCCGCTCGCTCGCCGCGCGTGTGGTGCTGCACGGCGAAGTCCTCGAACGCCCCGAGCCCGTGCTGCACGAGGAGCCTGAGCAGCCCGGGGAGGACGAATCCTCCTACATCGACGTGCCCTCGGCCCTGCTGCTGCAGACCGCCGACAACGACGAGCCCCAGCAGTCCCTCTACCAGCCGGCCTTCGTGCCGCCGACGCCCGATGCCGGCACGCCGGAGGCGCGAGCGCAGGCCGAAGCCGGCGATGCCGCCGCCACGCTGCGCGACCTGCAATTCGTGCGGGTGGCCGAGCGGCGCGCCTTCTGGCAGCAGCCTCTGGTGATGCTGGCGAGCGCCGCCGTCTGCCTGCTGCTGGCGGCCGCGCTGCTGCTGCAGATCGCACGTGCCGAGCGCGATCGGCTGGCTGCCCATCTGCCGGGGCTGAGGCCGGTACTCGAATCCCTGTGCGTGCCGCTGCGCTGCGAGCTCGCGCCGCTGCAGCGCATCGAAGCCATGGTCATCGACAGCTCCACCTTCAACAAGGTCAGCGGCGAGTTGTTCCAGTTCGATGTCGAGGTGCGCAACACCGCCGGCATCCCGCTGGCGATGCCGGCCCTGGAACTGACGCTGACCGACAGCCAGGACCTGCCGTTGCTGCGCCGGGTGCTGTCGCAGCAGGAACTCGGCGCATCCGCGTCGCTGCAGGCCGGCGGCGCCTGGACCGGCAGTCTGCCGGTGCGGCTGCAGCCGCCGCTGGCGGCCGACCGGGTCGCGGGCTACCGCGTCCTGGCCTTCTATCCCTGA
- a CDS encoding carbohydrate kinase family protein: protein MAAIICGSFAFDTIMGFEGRFAEQILPDQLHILNVSFLVPSLRRDFGGCAGNIAYALKALGGTPLPMATVGADGASYVARLEELGISTEYVRTVADTFTAQAMIMTDRDNNQITAFHPGAMMQAHVTRIVAREDAKVGIVSPDGRDAMLQHARQFAEAGIPFVFDPGQGLPMFDGADLLAFIEQASWVTVNDYEGRMLCERTGLSLADISRKVRGLVVTLAAEGCEVWVNGERTHVAGVVPAAVVDPTGCGDAWRGALLFGLEQGWDLVRCATLGNKVGAAKVAQRGPQNYTLDGVL, encoded by the coding sequence ATGGCAGCCATCATCTGCGGTTCCTTCGCCTTCGACACCATCATGGGCTTCGAGGGCCGCTTCGCCGAGCAGATCCTTCCGGACCAGCTGCACATCCTCAACGTGTCCTTCCTGGTGCCCTCGCTGCGGCGCGATTTCGGCGGCTGCGCCGGCAACATCGCCTATGCCCTCAAGGCGCTGGGCGGCACGCCGCTGCCCATGGCCACCGTGGGCGCGGACGGCGCTTCCTACGTGGCGCGGCTGGAGGAACTGGGCATTTCCACCGAATACGTGCGCACCGTCGCCGACACCTTCACCGCCCAGGCGATGATCATGACGGACCGCGACAACAACCAGATCACCGCCTTCCACCCCGGCGCGATGATGCAGGCGCATGTCACCCGGATCGTGGCGCGTGAGGACGCCAAGGTCGGCATCGTCTCGCCGGACGGCCGCGATGCGATGCTGCAGCACGCGCGCCAGTTCGCCGAAGCCGGCATCCCCTTCGTCTTCGATCCGGGCCAGGGCCTGCCGATGTTCGACGGCGCCGACCTGCTGGCCTTCATCGAACAGGCCAGCTGGGTCACCGTGAACGACTATGAAGGCCGCATGCTGTGCGAACGCACCGGCCTGAGCCTGGCGGACATCTCGCGCAAGGTGCGCGGCCTGGTGGTCACGCTGGCGGCCGAAGGCTGCGAGGTCTGGGTGAACGGCGAACGCACCCATGTGGCGGGTGTGGTGCCGGCCGCGGTGGTCGACCCCACCGGCTGCGGCGACGCCTGGCGCGGCGCCCTGCTGTTCGGCCTGGAGCAGGGCTGGGACCTGGTCCGTTGCGCGACCCTGGGCAACAAGGTGGGCGCGGCCAAGGTGGCGCAGCGCGGTCCGCAGAACTACACGCTCGACGGCGTGCTGTAA
- a CDS encoding histone H1, producing MATAKKPAAKKAAPAKKAVAVKKAAAPAKKAVVAKKAAAPAKKAAAPAKKAVAKKAAAPAKKAVAKKVAAPAKKAAAPAKKAAPAKKAVAPAKKAAPAKKAAAPAKKAAPAKKAAAPAKKAAAPAKKAAAPAKKAAAPAKKAAAPAKKAAAPAKKVAAPAKKAVAAPAKKAAAPAKKAAAKKAAPAKKAAATPAPASSAAAPAAAPSAQTTLSPQAAWPFPTGTKP from the coding sequence ATGGCAACTGCGAAAAAACCGGCCGCCAAGAAGGCCGCCCCTGCGAAGAAGGCTGTCGCCGTGAAGAAGGCAGCAGCACCGGCCAAGAAGGCCGTGGTAGCGAAGAAGGCTGCAGCGCCCGCCAAGAAGGCCGCCGCACCTGCAAAGAAGGCTGTCGCCAAGAAGGCAGCGGCACCGGCGAAGAAGGCCGTGGCCAAGAAGGTTGCAGCGCCCGCCAAGAAGGCTGCGGCACCTGCGAAGAAGGCCGCACCGGCCAAGAAGGCTGTTGCGCCTGCCAAGAAGGCCGCACCGGCGAAGAAGGCTGCTGCACCGGCAAAGAAGGCCGCACCGGCCAAGAAGGCTGCTGCTCCCGCCAAGAAGGCCGCCGCACCGGCGAAGAAGGCCGCTGCACCTGCCAAGAAGGCTGCCGCGCCTGCGAAGAAGGCCGCTGCTCCCGCCAAGAAGGCTGCCGCTCCTGCCAAGAAGGTCGCTGCACCGGCAAAGAAGGCTGTCGCCGCACCGGCGAAGAAGGCCGCCGCTCCCGCCAAGAAGGCTGCTGCAAAGAAGGCCGCGCCTGCCAAGAAGGCCGCCGCGACCCCTGCCCCTGCCAGCAGCGCCGCAGCGCCCGCAGCCGCACCTTCGGCACAGACCACGCTGAGCCCGCAAGCCGCCTGGCCCTTCCCGACCGGCACCAAGCCCTGA